A stretch of DNA from Streptomyces gobiensis:
GTCGTCCTGGGCGATACGGGCGTGGAAGACGACCTGGAGGAGGACGTCGCCCAGCTCCTCGCTCAGCTCTTCGCGGTCGCCCTGCTCGATCGCCTCGACGAGTTCGTACGCCTCCTCGATGCCGTATTTGACCAGGTCCTCGTGGGTCCGTACGCCGCTCCACGGGCACTCACCACGGATCCGGTCCATCACCTGGACCAGATCGAGGAGCCGGGCGCCGGGCAGATCGTAGGAGCCGGGGAGCAGCTCCAGGTCCGGCATACGCTCGCGTCCGGAGCCTGCGAGCCGGGCCAGTCCGTCGGTCAGCCGGGGCTCGCCCTCGGCCGTAGCGATGACGACCACCGTATGGCCGCCGACGCATGCGTCGACCAGTTCGCGGGCGGTCGGCTCGCCGATCGACACCTCGACGCCCGCCTCCCGTACATACGGCAGCTGGGGGTGCCCGGCGTCCGCGCACACCACGCTGTCGGCGCTGTGCAGCGCCTGCCAGGCGGGCCAGGACAGCAGTCCGGGCGCGACCCGGTGACTGGTGGTGAGCAGAACAACACGGCCAGGCTCGGCAGGGTTACGGGAGGCAGTCACCTGACGAATGTAACTCGCTCAGGTTCCCCGGCCTCGGCCGCCCGCTGTGGCTGCCGGGGCACCGTGGGCACCGGCGTGGTTGGGGGCGCGGGCGCCGGT
This window harbors:
- a CDS encoding nucleoside triphosphate pyrophosphohydrolase → MTASRNPAEPGRVVLLTTSHRVAPGLLSWPAWQALHSADSVVCADAGHPQLPYVREAGVEVSIGEPTARELVDACVGGHTVVVIATAEGEPRLTDGLARLAGSGRERMPDLELLPGSYDLPGARLLDLVQVMDRIRGECPWSGVRTHEDLVKYGIEEAYELVEAIEQGDREELSEELGDVLLQVVFHARIAQDDPDEPFSIDDVAGGIVAKLIHRHPHVFGDEAAETADEVKAHWLRTKATEKQRASVTEGIPLGQPALALAAKLAGRARTAGIDVLPSGEGIGYELLTLAARAEASGIDPETALRAAARTYRDAIRTAETTTGTTTGTTTDTTETD